The Thalassotalea nanhaiensis genome has a window encoding:
- a CDS encoding TlpA disulfide reductase family protein produces MLSNNVMFSRYIKQVGQLVLILSTLLLSFSTSASANNAGADSKAQLQQLLDENKGKVIYLDFWASWCIPCRKSFPWMNAMEDKYAEQGFKVITVNVDVEKSLAIEFLEENPADFSVIYDPKGNIAKEFKLKGMPSSYMINKLGKPVSAHVGFYTDKKAEYEAEIVKLLEE; encoded by the coding sequence ATGCTGAGCAATAATGTTATGTTCAGTCGGTATATCAAGCAGGTTGGTCAGTTAGTTTTAATTCTAAGCACTTTACTGTTAAGTTTTTCTACAAGCGCAAGTGCTAATAATGCAGGCGCAGACAGTAAAGCTCAACTGCAACAATTACTGGATGAGAATAAAGGTAAAGTTATTTACTTGGATTTCTGGGCTTCGTGGTGTATTCCTTGTCGAAAATCTTTTCCATGGATGAATGCCATGGAAGATAAATATGCCGAACAAGGGTTTAAGGTCATTACGGTAAACGTAGATGTCGAAAAGTCACTGGCTATCGAGTTTTTAGAAGAAAATCCGGCTGACTTTAGTGTTATTTATGATCCTAAAGGTAACATAGCGAAAGAGTTTAAACTTAAAGGTATGCCTAGCAGTTACATGATTAATAAGTTAGGTAAGCCTGTTTCTGCTCATGTTGGTTTTTATACCGATAAAAAAGCAGAATATGAAGCTGAGATTGTTAAGTTATTAGAAGAATAA
- a CDS encoding ammonium transporter yields MEELATVTSTVSELRFALDTFYFLMSGVLVMWMAAGFAMLEAGLVRSKNTTEILTKNITLYSIACVMFLLVGYNIMYVDNPEGGILPSIAGLIGTQAEGADHSLESDFFFQVVFVATAMSIVSGAVAERMKLWAFLVFTVVLTGFIYPVEGYWTWGGGFLSEAGFSDFAGSGIVHMAGAAAALAGVLLLGARKGKYGKNGEIYPIPGSNMPLATLGTFILWMGWFGFNGGSQLLLSDAENATAVGQIFLNTNAAAAAGAVAALLLNKAIWGKADLTMILNGALAGLVTITADPLSPSPIFASLIGALGGVLVVFSITSLDKMKIDDPVGAISVHGVVGFFALMVVPFSNGDATFGAQLYGAFIIFAWVFAASFVVWYALKKTMGIRVSDEDEYNGVDKVDCGIEAYPEFVSLKS; encoded by the coding sequence ATGGAAGAGTTAGCAACAGTAACATCAACAGTCTCTGAATTGAGATTTGCTTTAGATACATTTTACTTTTTAATGTCAGGTGTATTAGTTATGTGGATGGCAGCAGGTTTTGCCATGTTAGAAGCGGGTTTAGTACGCTCTAAAAATACCACTGAAATTTTAACTAAGAACATCACACTGTATTCAATTGCGTGTGTAATGTTTTTATTAGTGGGCTATAACATCATGTATGTTGATAACCCTGAAGGCGGAATTTTACCAAGTATTGCTGGTTTAATTGGTACGCAAGCTGAAGGCGCTGATCATTCTTTAGAATCAGATTTCTTCTTCCAAGTAGTATTCGTAGCAACAGCAATGTCTATTGTTTCAGGTGCGGTTGCAGAGCGCATGAAGCTTTGGGCTTTCTTAGTATTTACAGTCGTATTAACTGGCTTTATTTACCCGGTAGAAGGTTACTGGACTTGGGGTGGTGGTTTCTTATCTGAAGCTGGTTTCTCTGATTTTGCAGGTTCTGGTATTGTACATATGGCCGGCGCTGCAGCTGCTTTAGCTGGTGTTTTATTACTTGGCGCTCGTAAAGGTAAATACGGTAAAAACGGTGAAATTTACCCAATTCCTGGTTCAAACATGCCGCTTGCTACATTAGGTACTTTTATCTTATGGATGGGTTGGTTTGGTTTTAACGGTGGTTCTCAGTTACTTCTTTCTGATGCTGAAAATGCAACTGCTGTTGGTCAAATTTTCTTAAATACTAACGCTGCTGCTGCCGCAGGTGCTGTTGCTGCTTTATTACTTAACAAAGCTATTTGGGGTAAAGCTGACTTAACTATGATCTTAAACGGTGCATTAGCTGGTCTTGTTACAATTACTGCTGACCCACTGTCTCCATCACCAATCTTTGCTTCATTAATTGGTGCTCTTGGTGGTGTATTAGTTGTGTTCTCAATTACTTCTTTAGATAAAATGAAGATTGATGATCCAGTAGGTGCTATCTCTGTTCACGGTGTTGTTGGTTTCTTCGCTCTTATGGTTGTTCCATTTAGCAACGGTGATGCAACATTTGGTGCTCAACTTTACGGTGCTTTCATTATCTTTGCTTGGGTATTCGCAGCTAGCTTTGTAGTTTGGTATGCATTGAAGAAAACAATGGGTATCCGTGTTAGTGACGAAGATGAATACAACGGTGTAGATAAAGTAGATTGTGGTATTGAAGCTTACCCAGAGTTCGTATCTCTAAAAAGCTAA
- a CDS encoding Lpp/OprI family alanine-zipper lipoprotein, which yields MNNKLITLSGVVLALGLTGCANNDELNQSIADLNTKVDSLSAQVESLTGDHAAMKAAHEENAAEAQAAKEMAAEAAAEAAKANERVDNVVSSYKK from the coding sequence ATGAATAACAAATTAATCACTCTTTCAGGGGTAGTATTAGCACTAGGTTTAACTGGTTGTGCTAATAATGATGAACTTAATCAAAGTATTGCTGATTTAAACACTAAAGTTGATAGCCTTTCTGCACAAGTAGAAAGTTTAACTGGTGATCATGCGGCGATGAAAGCAGCTCATGAAGAAAATGCAGCAGAAGCACAAGCAGCTAAAGAAATGGCAGCAGAAGCAGCAGCTGAAGCAGCAAAAGCTAACGAACGTGTAGACAACGTTGTAAGCTCTTATAAAAAATAA
- a CDS encoding L,D-transpeptidase family protein translates to MLNKVFSTIISICIFFSLSNSANAIEYKLPQDNSRLVGEVTKYTVVKGDYFQQLAQKFNVGFLALMEANPGVDPLRPEPGTELIIPTQLILPYGKHNGIVINLSELRLYYFNNKKKTVNVFPVGIGKIGHSTPTLISEITEKRTNPNWFPTEDTRKDYFEKHGVQMAKMIKAGPDNPLGDYAMRIGTSAYLIHGTNQRFGIGMRASSGCIRMNPEDIEWLFKQSAPGTKVKIINAPIKMAYIAPDKRLIEIHSPLSDNQGNVPSLLPVSKGVEKFIGSEQDDIELLKEIIANPKGIPVEL, encoded by the coding sequence ATGTTGAATAAAGTATTCTCAACTATTATATCAATTTGCATTTTCTTCTCGCTGAGCAATAGCGCAAATGCAATCGAATATAAACTGCCGCAGGATAACAGTAGACTTGTTGGCGAGGTCACCAAATATACTGTGGTAAAAGGTGATTACTTTCAGCAATTAGCGCAAAAATTTAATGTCGGCTTTTTAGCCCTGATGGAAGCAAACCCAGGCGTTGATCCACTACGACCTGAACCTGGTACAGAACTAATCATTCCAACACAACTTATTCTCCCTTACGGCAAACACAACGGTATTGTTATCAATTTGTCAGAGCTGCGTCTTTATTATTTTAATAATAAGAAAAAGACAGTGAACGTGTTTCCTGTTGGAATTGGAAAAATTGGTCACTCTACACCGACCTTGATTAGTGAAATAACCGAAAAACGCACCAATCCCAACTGGTTTCCTACCGAAGATACACGAAAAGATTATTTTGAAAAGCACGGTGTGCAGATGGCAAAAATGATCAAAGCAGGGCCAGACAACCCATTAGGTGATTACGCCATGCGAATTGGTACCAGTGCTTATTTGATTCACGGCACTAATCAACGGTTTGGTATTGGCATGCGTGCAAGTTCAGGTTGTATTCGAATGAACCCTGAAGATATTGAATGGCTTTTTAAACAATCAGCGCCAGGGACTAAAGTTAAAATTATCAATGCACCAATAAAGATGGCTTATATTGCACCTGATAAGCGTTTAATTGAAATACATTCTCCACTGTCAGATAACCAAGGCAATGTACCTAGCCTATTGCCAGTTTCCAAAGGTGTGGAAAAATTTATCGGCTCTGAACAAGACGATATTGAGTTATTGAAAGAAATAATTGCGAACCCGAAAGGGATCCCAGTAGAATTGTAG
- a CDS encoding 2OG-Fe(II) oxygenase family protein, whose protein sequence is MQVVDYHAEDAGEKFVASLRETGFGVLVNHPIKKELVESIYSNWQRFFSFGDKEQYAFDPAKQDGFFSTDISETAKGHQQKDIKEYYHVYPWGRIPEDLKTEILHYYKLASSLAGELLDWVEKYSPPEVAKLYSEPLSNMIMDTPNTLLRVLHYPPLAGNEELGAIRAAAHEDINLLTILPAANEPGLQVQLQSGEWLDVPSDFGNLIINIGDMLQEASGGYFPSTSHRVINPEGTDASKSRISLPLFLHPRSEVKLSERHTQHSYLMERLRELGVI, encoded by the coding sequence ATGCAAGTTGTCGATTACCATGCAGAAGATGCCGGTGAAAAGTTTGTTGCCTCACTTAGAGAGACAGGATTTGGCGTACTAGTAAATCACCCAATTAAAAAAGAATTAGTCGAGTCTATCTATAGCAACTGGCAACGATTCTTTTCATTTGGTGATAAAGAACAATATGCTTTTGACCCTGCCAAACAAGATGGTTTCTTTAGCACTGATATTTCAGAAACAGCAAAAGGCCATCAACAAAAAGACATTAAAGAATATTATCATGTGTATCCTTGGGGACGAATTCCAGAGGATTTAAAAACTGAAATATTACATTACTATAAATTAGCATCGAGTCTTGCTGGCGAATTGCTAGATTGGGTAGAAAAATATAGTCCACCAGAGGTTGCAAAGCTTTATTCAGAGCCGTTATCAAATATGATCATGGATACGCCTAATACTCTGTTAAGGGTATTACATTACCCTCCTCTGGCTGGCAATGAAGAGCTTGGTGCAATTAGAGCGGCAGCACACGAAGACATTAACTTATTAACAATTTTACCTGCGGCCAATGAACCTGGTTTACAAGTGCAATTACAGTCAGGTGAATGGCTGGATGTACCTTCAGATTTCGGTAATTTAATTATTAATATTGGTGACATGCTACAAGAAGCATCAGGTGGTTATTTTCCATCAACAAGTCACAGAGTAATTAACCCTGAGGGTACTGATGCGAGCAAGTCTAGAATTTCACTACCGTTATTTCTTCATCCAAGAAGTGAAGTAAAGCTGTCTGAGCGTCATACTCAACACAGTTATTTGATGGAACGTTTACGAGAGTTGGGTGTGATTTAA
- the putA gene encoding bifunctional proline dehydrogenase/L-glutamate gamma-semialdehyde dehydrogenase PutA — MLFNGTLTTTDPIRQQIRDHYRANENDVLNTLLPLAEIGANARSRAWERARQLVVQIRKDQTGKGGVDALLNEFSLSSEEGVVLMCLAEALLRVPDKATADSLIRDKLAEGDWSSHIGNSDSIFVNASSWGLLLTGKLVTYSDENKKQQFGLLKKTIGRLGEPVIRKAVRYAMKIMGTQFVMGRNINSAVERAIKTEAKGYTYSYDMLGEGARTMKDADRYFDSYVNAIEVIGKAAQGKGPQKSPGISIKLSAIHPRYEFSHRERVIEELVPRLKDLALRAKAYNIGFTVDAEEADRLDISLDIIGAVFLDKDLDGWNGFGIALQAYQKRALYVVEWVREQTLKANRQMMVRLVKGAYWDAEIKISQVEGYEDFPVFSRKPATDVSYHACAKRLLSYRDSIYPQFATHNAYTVATIIEMTDNHEGFEFQRLHGMGESLYDQVVTGERISCRVYAPVGEHEDLLAYLVRRLLENGANSSFVNNIVDENIPVESLLSDPVEVVQSWKDVYNPQIPQSIAMYGAERDNSKGIDLTNIDQVTPMRANLDNWFAKAVSTENVTGGEPVINPANHNEIIGYINHADEQEMENILASAQSAFNTWSTTDVKVRADILLKTADALEANRDELIALCIKEAGKIPVDGVAEVREAVDFCRYYAARAQTMLTDSNLQSRGVVLCISPWNFPLAIFLGQVAAAIVTGNTVVAKPAEQTSLIALRTIELMTECGLPEGVVMPVIARGSKVGAHIVPDERVQAIMFTGSTETGTWISQKLAERDGDPVPLIAETGGQNCMVVDSTALPEQVVDDVVASGFQSAGQRCSALRVLFLQEDIADKVINMISGAMKELHVGDPAYFSTDVGPVIDEKAFTALNNHVDYLKDKATLHYECKAPDMGDVGNYFFVPRLYEISDLSVLTKEVFGPCVHVIRFKASEIDNVIDQINGTGFGLTMGIHTRIEEKSEYLAKRSRAGNVYVNRNMIGAVVGVQPFGGRGLSGTGPKAGGPMYLTRLVKEPQLSEDNLLSNDEKQAIENQFAEHESNAWKVGSKLQNAKNDELKWRDSPVNVRVSVARQLLAQIANNKLFISQEAELEQVLVAAREQLTHIEKVISEPTTLPGPTGESNKLYLESRGILACIRDQDTSFEFWLVSVVSALAAGNNVIALVSDEYLSEAQTCEQVLSKIGLVSGIFQVISLNHLPTVLEHSHLTGAVLDSSSRLKQIVGERLAARSGAILPLITAQTHTKLFQRLVTEKTVTIDTTAAGGNASLMTMELED, encoded by the coding sequence ATGCTTTTTAACGGTACTTTAACGACAACCGACCCTATTCGTCAGCAAATACGCGATCACTATCGTGCAAACGAAAACGATGTATTAAATACTTTATTGCCGTTAGCTGAAATTGGCGCCAATGCACGCTCTCGTGCTTGGGAACGTGCTCGTCAACTAGTGGTACAAATTCGTAAAGATCAAACAGGTAAAGGTGGCGTTGATGCCTTGTTAAACGAATTTTCACTTTCTAGTGAAGAAGGTGTAGTACTAATGTGTCTTGCCGAAGCATTACTACGTGTTCCAGATAAAGCCACAGCTGATAGTTTAATTCGCGATAAATTAGCGGAAGGTGATTGGAGTTCACACATTGGTAATAGCGACTCTATATTTGTAAATGCTTCTTCTTGGGGCTTATTACTTACCGGCAAGTTAGTCACTTATTCTGATGAAAATAAAAAACAACAGTTTGGTTTATTGAAAAAAACTATTGGCCGTTTGGGCGAGCCGGTAATTCGTAAGGCAGTTCGTTATGCAATGAAAATTATGGGTACCCAATTTGTTATGGGTCGTAACATAAATTCAGCCGTAGAACGTGCGATAAAAACTGAAGCAAAAGGCTATACCTATTCATACGATATGCTGGGCGAAGGCGCTCGCACGATGAAAGATGCGGACCGTTATTTTGACAGTTACGTAAATGCTATTGAAGTAATTGGCAAAGCCGCACAAGGTAAAGGGCCACAAAAAAGCCCAGGAATATCAATTAAGCTATCTGCGATTCACCCTAGATATGAGTTTTCACATCGTGAACGTGTAATTGAAGAATTAGTTCCACGTTTAAAAGATTTAGCATTAAGAGCTAAAGCTTACAATATTGGCTTTACCGTTGATGCTGAAGAAGCTGATCGTTTAGATATTTCATTAGATATTATCGGCGCAGTATTTTTAGATAAGGATCTAGATGGTTGGAATGGTTTCGGTATTGCCTTACAAGCTTACCAAAAACGTGCTTTATACGTTGTTGAATGGGTACGTGAACAAACCTTAAAAGCCAATCGTCAAATGATGGTACGTCTGGTAAAAGGTGCCTATTGGGATGCAGAGATTAAAATCAGCCAAGTTGAAGGTTATGAAGACTTCCCGGTATTCTCACGTAAACCGGCAACGGATGTTTCCTACCATGCCTGTGCAAAACGGTTATTAAGCTACCGCGACAGTATTTACCCTCAGTTTGCGACCCACAATGCCTATACAGTTGCCACCATTATTGAAATGACTGACAACCATGAAGGATTTGAGTTCCAACGTTTACACGGTATGGGCGAATCTTTATATGACCAAGTCGTTACTGGCGAACGCATTTCTTGTCGTGTTTATGCGCCAGTAGGTGAACATGAAGACTTACTTGCTTATTTAGTACGTCGCTTACTTGAGAACGGTGCTAACAGCTCATTTGTAAACAACATTGTTGATGAAAATATACCGGTTGAATCATTACTGAGTGATCCGGTTGAAGTTGTACAAAGCTGGAAAGACGTTTATAACCCACAGATACCACAATCTATCGCCATGTATGGCGCTGAGCGTGACAATTCAAAAGGTATCGATTTAACCAATATTGATCAAGTTACGCCAATGCGTGCAAACTTGGATAATTGGTTCGCTAAAGCGGTATCAACTGAAAATGTAACAGGCGGAGAGCCGGTAATTAATCCAGCTAACCACAATGAAATTATTGGCTACATTAATCATGCAGATGAACAGGAAATGGAAAATATTCTCGCATCTGCTCAAAGCGCATTTAATACATGGTCAACTACCGATGTAAAAGTGCGTGCTGATATTTTATTAAAAACAGCCGATGCACTTGAAGCTAACCGCGACGAACTTATAGCGTTATGTATTAAAGAAGCAGGAAAAATACCTGTTGATGGCGTTGCCGAAGTTCGTGAAGCGGTAGACTTTTGCCGTTACTATGCCGCTCGAGCGCAAACGATGTTAACTGATTCAAACCTTCAATCTCGCGGTGTTGTGCTTTGTATCAGTCCTTGGAATTTCCCACTAGCAATATTCTTAGGTCAAGTTGCTGCCGCTATCGTAACCGGTAACACCGTGGTGGCAAAACCAGCAGAACAAACCAGCTTAATAGCATTAAGAACCATTGAGTTAATGACGGAATGTGGTTTGCCTGAAGGTGTCGTAATGCCAGTTATTGCACGCGGTAGCAAAGTTGGTGCTCACATAGTTCCAGATGAACGCGTTCAAGCTATCATGTTTACCGGCTCTACCGAAACAGGTACTTGGATTTCGCAAAAACTTGCTGAGCGTGATGGCGACCCTGTACCGTTAATCGCTGAAACCGGTGGCCAAAACTGTATGGTGGTTGACTCTACAGCGCTACCAGAGCAAGTGGTTGACGACGTTGTGGCTTCTGGTTTCCAATCTGCAGGGCAACGTTGTTCAGCATTGCGTGTTTTATTCTTGCAAGAAGATATTGCCGATAAAGTAATTAATATGATCAGCGGTGCAATGAAAGAGCTTCATGTTGGCGATCCTGCGTATTTTAGTACAGATGTTGGTCCGGTTATTGATGAAAAAGCATTTACTGCCTTAAACAACCATGTTGATTATTTGAAAGATAAAGCAACGCTGCATTATGAATGCAAAGCGCCAGATATGGGTGATGTTGGTAATTACTTTTTCGTTCCTCGCTTATATGAAATTAGCGATTTATCGGTATTAACCAAAGAAGTGTTTGGTCCATGTGTGCATGTGATCCGCTTTAAAGCCAGTGAAATAGATAACGTGATTGACCAAATTAACGGTACAGGCTTTGGTTTAACCATGGGTATTCACACTCGTATTGAAGAGAAAAGTGAATATCTGGCAAAACGCTCTCGTGCCGGTAACGTATATGTAAACCGTAATATGATTGGCGCCGTGGTTGGTGTACAACCATTCGGTGGTCGCGGCTTATCAGGTACCGGTCCTAAAGCTGGTGGCCCAATGTATTTAACGCGTTTGGTTAAAGAGCCACAACTTAGTGAAGATAATTTACTAAGCAATGATGAAAAACAAGCGATTGAAAACCAATTTGCAGAGCATGAAAGCAATGCCTGGAAAGTTGGATCTAAGCTGCAAAATGCCAAGAATGATGAACTTAAATGGCGTGATTCGCCGGTAAATGTTCGTGTATCGGTAGCACGTCAATTATTGGCGCAGATTGCTAATAATAAATTGTTTATCTCACAAGAAGCAGAGCTTGAACAAGTATTGGTAGCGGCACGCGAACAACTTACTCACATTGAAAAAGTGATCAGTGAACCAACGACTCTACCTGGCCCTACAGGTGAATCGAATAAACTCTATCTTGAATCGCGTGGCATATTAGCGTGTATTCGTGATCAAGATACTAGTTTTGAGTTTTGGTTGGTATCTGTTGTTTCTGCCCTTGCTGCTGGTAACAACGTTATCGCATTAGTAAGTGATGAGTACCTAAGCGAGGCACAAACCTGTGAGCAAGTATTAAGCAAAATCGGTTTAGTATCTGGAATTTTCCAAGTAATTTCATTAAACCATTTGCCAACTGTACTTGAGCATAGCCACTTAACCGGTGCAGTACTTGATAGTTCAAGCCGATTAAAACAAATTGTCGGGGAACGTCTTGCCGCTAGAAGTGGCGCAATATTGCCATTAATAACGGCACAAACTCATACTAAATTATTCCAACGCTTGGTAACTGAGAAAACAGTGACAATTGATACAACTGCCGCGGGTGGTAATGCATCATTGATGACAATGGAATTAGAAGACTAG
- a CDS encoding winged helix-turn-helix transcriptional regulator → MSYKSRTLDRIDLTILDTLQRQGRISNVELAKQVNLSPSPCLDRVKRLENEGFIKRYGAVLDAQLLNVGMSAFIQVTLDRTTADVFNQFRDEVVNIKEVAECHMVAGGFDYLLKLRVVDMNNYRDVLGMIVELPGVSQTHTYVVIENVKEDLGLPVLDN, encoded by the coding sequence ATGAGTTACAAAAGTAGAACACTTGACCGTATAGATTTAACGATATTAGACACTTTGCAACGACAAGGGCGTATTTCTAATGTTGAACTTGCTAAGCAAGTTAATCTTAGTCCAAGCCCTTGTCTAGATCGAGTAAAGCGCTTAGAAAACGAAGGTTTTATTAAGCGCTACGGCGCAGTGCTTGATGCACAATTATTAAATGTTGGTATGTCGGCCTTTATTCAAGTGACGTTAGATAGAACCACTGCGGATGTGTTCAATCAGTTTCGCGACGAAGTTGTAAATATTAAAGAGGTTGCTGAGTGTCATATGGTGGCAGGTGGATTCGATTATTTATTAAAGCTTAGAGTGGTTGATATGAACAATTACCGTGATGTACTTGGTATGATTGTAGAGCTACCCGGAGTTTCTCAAACTCATACTTATGTAGTGATTGAAAATGTTAAGGAAGATTTAGGTCTTCCGGTATTGGATAATTAG
- a CDS encoding IS256 family transposase, with protein MNKKELEAFAKQAAKSIKTESDLTDFRKMLTKVTVEAALNAELDEHLGYSRHEQSSKENYRNGYSPKTIRTEDGEVDLEAPRDRDSSFEPQLVKKNQTRFTSMDDKILYLYSKGMTTRDIVATFKEMYDADVSPTLISRVTNAVIEQVVEWQARPLDAVYPIVYLDCLVVKIRQDKQVINKAVYLALGVNVEGHKELLGMWISENEGAKFWMNVLTELQNRGVKDILIACVDGLKGFPDAINTVYPDTQIQLCIVHMVRNSLKFVPWKDYKAITADLKRIYQSVTEDEALMSLDQFEQRWDDKYPNISRSWRNNWQNVSTLFNYPEDIRKAIYTTNAIESLNSVIRKAIKKRKLFPHDDSARKVIYLAIEQASKKWTMPIRNWKTALNRFMIEFEDRLKDVI; from the coding sequence ATGAATAAAAAAGAACTCGAAGCGTTTGCTAAGCAAGCCGCTAAATCAATCAAAACAGAATCAGACTTAACTGATTTTCGTAAAATGCTCACCAAGGTGACCGTCGAAGCTGCGCTCAATGCAGAGCTAGACGAACACCTTGGTTACTCTCGCCACGAACAATCGAGTAAAGAGAATTACCGCAATGGTTATTCTCCTAAAACCATCAGAACAGAAGATGGTGAAGTCGATTTAGAAGCACCTCGTGATAGAGATTCAAGCTTTGAACCACAACTCGTTAAAAAGAATCAAACCCGTTTTACCTCGATGGATGACAAAATTTTATATTTGTATTCCAAAGGCATGACCACGCGCGACATCGTCGCTACATTCAAAGAAATGTATGACGCAGATGTTTCACCAACACTGATTTCTCGCGTCACTAATGCTGTCATTGAACAAGTGGTTGAGTGGCAAGCAAGGCCGCTTGATGCGGTTTACCCCATTGTATATTTGGATTGTTTAGTTGTAAAAATCAGACAAGATAAGCAAGTCATCAATAAAGCCGTTTACCTAGCCTTAGGTGTCAATGTTGAAGGCCATAAAGAATTACTGGGTATGTGGATATCGGAAAACGAAGGCGCCAAGTTCTGGATGAACGTGTTAACCGAACTTCAAAACCGTGGTGTAAAAGATATCCTCATAGCGTGTGTTGATGGCTTGAAGGGCTTTCCTGATGCCATTAATACGGTTTACCCTGACACACAAATACAGCTCTGTATTGTGCATATGGTGCGTAACTCATTGAAGTTTGTGCCGTGGAAAGACTACAAGGCCATCACGGCTGATTTAAAGCGTATTTATCAATCAGTCACAGAAGATGAAGCCTTGATGTCGCTCGACCAATTTGAGCAACGCTGGGACGATAAATACCCCAATATCTCTCGTTCATGGCGTAATAACTGGCAGAACGTCAGTACATTGTTCAACTACCCGGAAGATATTCGCAAAGCCATTTACACGACCAATGCGATTGAATCACTCAACAGTGTTATCCGTAAGGCTATTAAGAAACGTAAGCTGTTTCCGCATGATGATTCTGCGCGGAAAGTGATTTATTTAGCGATAGAGCAAGCATCGAAAAAGTGGACGATGCCGATAAGAAATTGGAAAACGGCCTTGAATCGATTTATGATTGAATTCGAAGACCGTTTGAAAGATGTTATTTAA
- a CDS encoding P-II family nitrogen regulator, whose translation MKIINAIIKPFKLDDVREAISEVGVEGLTVSEVRGFGRQKGHTELYRGAEYQVDFLPKVKLEIAVKADDVERIIDAISKSAHTGKIGDGKIFVYDLESAVRIRTGELDVAAL comes from the coding sequence ATGAAAATAATTAACGCAATAATAAAACCATTCAAACTAGATGACGTTAGAGAAGCAATATCTGAAGTTGGCGTAGAAGGCTTAACTGTTTCAGAAGTTCGCGGTTTTGGCCGTCAAAAAGGTCACACTGAATTATACCGTGGTGCTGAGTATCAAGTGGATTTCCTGCCAAAAGTAAAACTAGAAATAGCAGTGAAAGCCGACGATGTTGAACGCATTATTGATGCAATCAGCAAGTCTGCCCACACCGGTAAAATAGGTGACGGTAAAATTTTCGTATATGACCTTGAGTCAGCAGTGCGTATTCGTACTGGTGAGCTTGATGTAGCAGCACTTTAA